Proteins encoded within one genomic window of Triticum aestivum cultivar Chinese Spring chromosome 2D, IWGSC CS RefSeq v2.1, whole genome shotgun sequence:
- the LOC123054912 gene encoding probable isoaspartyl peptidase/L-asparaginase 2: MARWAIAIHGGAGVDPNLPEHRQEEAKRVLARCLQAGVDLLRAGATALDVVEAVVRELETDPCFNSGRGSALTRAGTVEMEASIMDGRGRRCGAVSGVSTVKNPVSLARRVMDKSPHSYLAFDGAEDFAREQGLEVVDNSYFITEENVSMLKLAKEANSILFDYRIPLAGADTCSALAAAVEGHGSNGMVMNGLPISIYAPETVGCAVVDSNGFTAAATSTGGLMNKMTGRIGDSPLIGAGTYACGHCAVSCTGEGEAIIRSTLARDVAAVMEYKGLPLQEAVDFCVKERLDEGFAGLIAVSGTGEVAYGFNCTGMFRGCATEDGFMEVGIWE, encoded by the exons ATGGCGCGCTGGGCCATCGCCATCCACGGCGGCGCGGGCGTGGACCCGAACCTGCCGGAGCACCGCCAGGAGGAGGCCAAGCGGGTGCTGGCGCGGTGCCTGCAGGCCGGCGTCGACCTGCTGCGGGCTGGTGCGACGGCGCTGGACGTCGTGGAGGCCGTGGTGCGCGAGCTGGAGACGGACCCCTGCTTCAACTCTGGCCGCGGCTCCGCGCTCACCCGCGCCGGCACCGTCGAGATGGAGGCCAGCATCATGGACGGCCGCGGCCGCCGCTGCGGCGCAGTCTCGGGCGTCTCCACCGTTAAAAACCCCGTGTCCCTCGCCCGCCGCGTCATGGACAAGTCCCCCCACTCCTACCTCGCCTTCGACGGCGCCGAGGATTTCGCGCGCGAGCAG GGTCTTGAGGTTGTGGACAACAGCTACTTCATCACGGAGGAGAACGTCAGTATGCtcaagctcgccaaggaggccaaCAGCATCCTCTTCGACTACCGCATCCCGCTGGCCGGGGCCGACACCTGCAGcgcgctggcggcggcggtggagggccaCGGCAGCAACGGCATGGTGATGAACGGGCTGCCCATCAGCATCTACGCGCCGGAGACGGTGGGGTGCGCGGTGGTGGACTCTAACGGCTTCACGGCGGCGGCCACCTCCACGGGAGGGCTGATGAACAAGATGACGGGACGCATCGGCGACTCGCCGCTCATCGGCGCCGGCACCTACGCGTGCGGTCACTGCGCCGTGTCTTGCACTGGCGAGGGCGAGGCCATCATCCGCTCCACGCTGGCGCGGGACGTGGCGGCCGTCATGGAGTATAAAGGGCTCCCGCTGCAGGAGGCCGTGGACTTCTGCGTCAAGGAGCGGCTCGACGAGGGGTTCGCGGGGCTCATCGCCGTGTCCGGCACCGGCGAGGTTGCCTACGGGTTCAACTGCACCGGCATGTTCCGGGGCTGTGCCACCGAGGACGGCTTCATGGAGGTCGGCATCTGGGAGTGA